A window from Peromyscus eremicus chromosome 1, PerEre_H2_v1, whole genome shotgun sequence encodes these proteins:
- the LOC131902344 gene encoding vomeronasal type-1 receptor 4-like gives MNSRDLAVGIFFMSQTALGMLGNSALLCCFIIADFSGIRAKPTDLIVKHLTWANFTVLFKGIPQTIAAFSQTYYLDYVSCKLLLYFHRVGRGVSLVSTSLLSVFQAITISPSNSKWAQLKIRPPCIIGPSLGLCWALQMLIYAFIPVYITDIRSGRNVTGIKIFEYYAVMNPGRKINTLNAILLTSNDVMYLGLMICASGYMVFILLKHKQKVQHIHRCLAAMSSPETRATQSILTLVSSFVFFYTTSIIITSYLSVLEGTNSWLSNAGVAMAACFPAFCPFLLIRHHTSIFRLCCPSSYQTTFCACVIREL, from the coding sequence ATGAACTCTAGAGACCTGGCTGTGGGCATCTTCTTCATGTCTCAGACTGCACTGGGAATGCTGGGCAACTCAGCATTGCTTTGTTGTTTTATCATTGCTGACTTCTCTGGAATCAGGGCAAAGCCCACAGACCTGATTGTCAAACACCTGACCTGGGCCAATTTCACTGTTCTCTTCAAAGGAATCCCACAGACCATTGCTGCTTTTAGTCAGACTTACTATCTAGATTATGTTTCATGTAAACTTCTCTTATATTTTCATCGAGTTGGCAGAGGAGTATCCCTTGTCTCCACATCCCTTCTGAGTGTCTTTCAGGCCATCACCATCAGTCCCAGTAATTCCAAGTGGGCACAGCTGAAGATCAGACCCCCTTGTATCATTGGCCCTTCCCTAGGCCTGTGCTGGGCCCTACAGATGTTGATATATGCCTTTATTCCAGTGTATATAACTGACATAAGGAGTGGGAGAAATGTTACTGGGATAAAAATTTTTGAATACTATGCTGTTATGAATCCTGGGAGAAAAATTAACACACTTAATGCAATCCTATTGACATCCAATGATGTCATGTATTTGGGACTGATGATATGTGCCAGTGGCTACATGGTGTTTATCTTGCTCAAACACAAGCAGAAGGTCCAACACATCCACAGATGTCTGGCTGCTATGTCATCCCCTGAGACCAGAGCCACTCAAAGCATCCTAACCCTAGTGAGCAGCTTTGTGTTCTTCTACACAACCTCTATTATTATTACATCTTACCTGTCTGTCCTTGAGGGAACCAATTCGTGGCTGTCTAATGCAGGTGTAGCCATGGCTGCATGCTTCCCAGCATTCTGCCCCTTTCTGCTCATTAGACACCACACCTCCATTTTCAGGCTCTGCTGTCCCAGCTCTTACCAGACAACATTCTGTGCTTGTGTTATCAGGGAACTCTAA